From Acidobacteriota bacterium, the proteins below share one genomic window:
- a CDS encoding permease, whose amino-acid sequence GLLGPFLAVVRPVAALVTGIFGGGLVQAFNNGTGATSQGQTLDKSGPSCSSSCCDEGAEERPTIIQAAHYGLVVLPRDIGKALILGVAVSGLIATFVEPRALESYLGGGLLPMLAAMAIGIPLYVCATASTPIALGLIHAGLSPGAALVFLISGPATNSAALTTLWKVLGRRTAILYLATVAVASLVTGMAVDGLIGTGALPESALVPAAASMAEAGAHVHGEIGGVMSWFETACALLLLVVLVNALRPRRRPEGAEAMNEDHEQMLTLDITGMRCNGCVQSVQRALSEIAGVTNAEVRLDEGTARVRGNGFSVKELIDAVTSLGFEAKA is encoded by the coding sequence ACGGTCTTCTCGGCCCGTTCCTGGCGGTGGTTCGCCCGGTCGCGGCGCTGGTGACCGGAATTTTCGGTGGCGGTCTCGTGCAGGCATTCAACAACGGGACCGGCGCCACCAGCCAGGGGCAGACGCTCGACAAGTCGGGCCCGAGCTGTTCCTCGTCCTGCTGTGACGAAGGAGCGGAGGAACGACCGACGATCATTCAGGCTGCGCATTACGGCCTTGTTGTTTTGCCGAGAGACATCGGCAAGGCGCTGATTCTTGGGGTGGCCGTCTCGGGGTTGATCGCTACATTCGTCGAGCCGCGGGCCTTGGAGTCGTACCTCGGAGGCGGCCTGCTGCCGATGCTGGCGGCGATGGCGATCGGGATTCCGCTTTACGTTTGCGCCACCGCATCGACCCCGATCGCCCTCGGCCTGATTCACGCCGGATTGTCGCCGGGAGCGGCACTCGTTTTCCTGATATCCGGTCCTGCAACCAACTCAGCCGCGTTGACCACTCTGTGGAAGGTGCTCGGCCGTCGCACGGCAATCCTCTACCTGGCGACGGTGGCGGTGGCTTCGCTGGTCACCGGGATGGCGGTCGACGGCTTGATCGGCACCGGTGCCCTGCCGGAATCCGCTCTCGTTCCGGCGGCAGCCTCGATGGCGGAGGCTGGAGCCCACGTACACGGTGAAATCGGGGGAGTGATGTCCTGGTTCGAGACCGCCTGTGCGCTGCTGCTGCTGGTGGTGCTGGTCAACGCCCTCCGACCTCGGCGACGTCCGGAAGGAGCCGAAGCGATGAATGAAGACCACGAGCAGATGCTGACACTCGATATCACCGGCATGCGGTGCAACGGGTGCGTGCAGAGTGTGCAGAGGGCCCTCTCGGAGATCGCCGGCGTCACTAATGCCGAAGTGAGACTGGATGAAGGCACAGCGCGGGTCCGTGGCAACGGTTTCTCGGTCAAGGAACTCATCGACGCGGTGACCTCGCTCGGCTTCGAAGCGAAAGCCTGA